From Cyclobacteriaceae bacterium, a single genomic window includes:
- a CDS encoding ferredoxin--NADP reductase produces MAFGLFKKSDKKKEESHSGPRYYDLTVRNIIQETKDAISIVFEHPASGKIAYKSGQFLTLIVNVQGKEVRRAYSLCSSPFSDDHLAVSVKRVDNGLMSNWLPDNIKSGSIVKVMEPMGQFTTEYSKEKKRHLILFAGGSGITPMMSIIKSLLTQEPDSIVSLIYCNRNVDSIIFKDELTKLETKYEGRLQTVHVLDEAPMNWQGYSGLLNHDMLVKLFERIPSWGIDKSTYLMCGPEGMMKNVEAILQEHKIPKERVFKESFVAGTIAKDEKKEPAATENKAREVTIRYDGQEYKVLVQPNRAILETALDAGIDLPYSCQSGLCTACRGKALSGKVKLDEEEGLSQSERAEGYVLTCVGHPLTDDVVIEIG; encoded by the coding sequence ATGGCATTTGGCCTGTTTAAAAAGTCCGATAAGAAGAAAGAAGAGTCTCACAGCGGTCCTCGTTATTACGACCTTACCGTTAGAAATATCATTCAGGAAACGAAAGATGCTATTTCAATTGTTTTTGAGCATCCTGCATCCGGAAAAATCGCATATAAATCAGGACAGTTTCTTACCCTCATTGTAAATGTCCAGGGAAAGGAAGTTCGACGTGCTTATTCACTCTGTTCATCTCCTTTTAGCGATGATCATCTCGCTGTTTCCGTCAAACGTGTTGATAATGGTTTAATGTCCAATTGGCTACCTGATAATATAAAATCGGGTTCTATCGTGAAGGTCATGGAACCGATGGGCCAGTTCACCACAGAGTATTCCAAAGAAAAAAAACGCCACCTGATCTTATTTGCAGGTGGAAGTGGTATTACTCCCATGATGTCGATCATCAAGAGTTTGCTAACGCAAGAACCCGATAGTATTGTTTCTCTTATTTATTGTAATCGCAATGTTGACAGCATCATCTTTAAAGATGAATTGACAAAATTGGAAACAAAGTATGAAGGAAGATTACAGACTGTTCATGTCCTTGATGAGGCTCCAATGAACTGGCAGGGATACTCAGGGTTGCTGAATCATGATATGCTTGTGAAACTGTTTGAACGCATTCCAAGCTGGGGTATCGACAAGTCTACATATTTAATGTGCGGACCTGAAGGAATGATGAAGAACGTAGAGGCGATTCTTCAGGAACATAAGATTCCAAAGGAAAGAGTTTTTAAAGAGAGTTTTGTCGCGGGTACGATTGCGAAGGATGAAAAGAAAGAACCCGCTGCGACAGAAAACAAAGCTCGTGAAGTGACGATTCGTTATGATGGTCAGGAATATAAAGTATTGGTGCAGCCAAATCGCGCGATTCTTGAAACAGCATTAGACGCAGGTATTGATTTACCTTACTCATGTCAGAGCGGTTTATGCACAGCTTGCCGTGGAAAAGCTTTATCCGGAAAAGTTAAGCTCGATGAGGAAGAAGGATTATCTCAGTCGGAGAGGGCAGAGGGTTATGTGTTGACTTGTGTTGGGCACCCGCTGACAGATGATGTGGTAATTGAGATTGGATAA
- a CDS encoding adenylate/guanylate cyclase domain-containing protein, with the protein MKSFFHQRFEEQFLNSERLRTRILLISFSIGSLYAIINFFILSGEASSELRNVMRSAMLFLLCMTIFECATFYLINREISKGSGKIPVAYSYINAFIEISSPTLIMLIVAANVSTPAIVLQSPIVYFYFVFIILSTLRLDFRLSVFITLIASIEYLLLSLYLIGYHSPGAIDQLQNSFVSILGKSLATFMCGMGAAFVSREIRKEIDRSLAFAQKGSEVVNMFGQQISREIVDQMLEEKGSIPSKKMRVCIMFIDIRNFTSYVVGKTPSEIVAYQNMFFSVVVDVVTKHHGIINQFLGDGCMVTFGAPMAVSNPGKSAVIASLEILEQLSQKHKNGEIPLIGVGMGIHVGEVVTGNIGTSVRQQYSITGTPVILAARLEQLNKEYQSQILVSSQVMEEIDQSQYKSENLGSVMVKGWSEKVEVYKLA; encoded by the coding sequence ATGAAATCTTTCTTTCACCAGCGTTTTGAAGAGCAATTTTTAAATAGCGAAAGACTTCGTACAAGGATCCTGCTGATCTCGTTTAGCATAGGAAGTCTATATGCAATCATCAACTTTTTCATTCTCAGTGGTGAGGCATCGTCCGAGCTGAGAAATGTTATGAGATCCGCGATGCTATTTCTCCTATGCATGACGATCTTTGAGTGTGCTACTTTTTATCTGATCAATCGTGAGATCAGTAAAGGTTCAGGAAAGATTCCGGTGGCTTATTCTTATATCAATGCGTTCATTGAAATTTCTTCGCCGACCTTAATCATGTTGATTGTTGCGGCTAATGTTTCCACTCCCGCCATCGTTCTGCAATCACCGATAGTTTATTTTTATTTCGTTTTCATTATCCTGTCAACACTTCGCCTGGATTTCAGGCTTTCAGTTTTTATTACTCTCATCGCTTCCATTGAATACCTCTTGCTCAGTCTCTATCTTATCGGGTATCATTCACCCGGAGCAATTGATCAGTTACAGAATTCATTCGTTTCCATTCTTGGCAAGTCCCTTGCAACATTTATGTGCGGAATGGGTGCGGCATTTGTGTCAAGGGAAATCAGAAAGGAGATTGACCGATCTCTTGCATTTGCACAAAAAGGAAGCGAGGTCGTTAATATGTTTGGTCAGCAGATATCGAGAGAGATCGTTGATCAGATGCTGGAAGAAAAAGGAAGCATTCCAAGCAAGAAGATGAGAGTGTGCATCATGTTTATTGATATCCGGAATTTCACTTCCTATGTTGTTGGTAAGACACCTTCAGAAATTGTTGCTTATCAGAATATGTTTTTTTCAGTGGTGGTAGATGTTGTAACGAAACACCATGGAATCATCAATCAGTTTCTGGGTGACGGATGCATGGTAACTTTTGGTGCGCCAATGGCTGTGTCCAATCCCGGAAAGAGTGCGGTGATAGCTTCGTTGGAAATACTGGAGCAGCTTTCTCAAAAGCATAAGAATGGTGAGATTCCTTTAATAGGCGTTGGAATGGGTATTCACGTGGGTGAAGTAGTAACCGGAAATATCGGAACATCAGTCCGTCAACAATATTCCATTACAGGAACTCCTGTGATCCTGGCGGCTCGTCTCGAACAGCTCAACAAAGAATATCAATCGCAAATACTTGTTTCATCTCAGGTGATGGAAGAGATCGATCAAAGTCAATACAAATCTGAAAACCTGGGAAGCGTGATGGTGAAGGGGTGGAGTGAGAAGGTGGAGGTCTACAAACTGGCGTAA
- the purB gene encoding adenylosuccinate lyase: MQLNSLTAISPIDGRYFQTTSSLASYFSEYALMRYRIRTEVEYFIALCEWSLPELQAFPKDKFTLLRSFYEQFDEVAAGKIKAVEKITNHDVKAVEYFLKEKFDENGLSGFKEFIHFGLTSQDINNTATPLLLKEFLEKEFLPKLAGVTNLIDQQSTRWKDISMLARTHGQPASPTRLGKELSVFSVRIKKQLELLTQIPHSAKFGGATGNFNAHHIAYPEIDWLVFGDQFVSKYLGLKRSHPTTQIEHYDNMAALFDGIKRIDTILLDYCRDVWQYIAMNYFKQTIKAGEVGSSAMPHKVNPIDFENAEGNLGLANALFEHLSAKLPISRLQRDLTDSTVLRNIGVPMAHAFLALHSLERGINKLELNKDAIDKDLEDNWAVVAEAIQTILRKEGYPNPYEALKELTRKNEKITKESFSKFIDGINVTDAVKKRLKEITPFTYTGI, encoded by the coding sequence GTGCAGCTCAATTCCCTTACGGCTATTTCCCCTATTGATGGTCGTTATTTTCAAACAACATCATCTTTAGCGTCCTATTTCTCGGAATATGCCCTGATGCGCTATCGCATTCGCACGGAGGTTGAATATTTCATCGCCTTATGTGAATGGTCACTCCCTGAATTGCAGGCTTTTCCAAAAGATAAGTTTACACTTCTTCGTTCCTTTTATGAGCAATTTGATGAGGTGGCTGCAGGTAAGATCAAGGCAGTTGAAAAAATTACCAATCACGACGTAAAGGCGGTTGAATATTTCCTCAAAGAAAAGTTTGATGAGAACGGACTGTCCGGTTTTAAAGAGTTCATTCACTTCGGACTTACCTCCCAGGATATTAACAATACAGCAACTCCATTATTACTGAAAGAATTTCTGGAAAAGGAATTTCTTCCGAAACTTGCCGGGGTTACAAATCTTATCGACCAGCAATCGACTCGTTGGAAAGACATCTCCATGCTGGCAAGAACTCACGGTCAGCCAGCATCTCCTACACGATTAGGAAAGGAGTTGAGTGTATTTTCTGTTAGAATCAAAAAGCAACTGGAGCTTCTCACTCAGATTCCACATTCCGCAAAGTTTGGCGGCGCGACAGGCAATTTCAATGCGCATCATATTGCTTATCCTGAAATTGACTGGCTGGTATTTGGCGATCAGTTTGTCTCAAAATATCTAGGACTGAAAAGAAGTCATCCCACTACTCAGATAGAGCATTATGATAACATGGCCGCTTTGTTTGATGGGATCAAGAGAATTGACACCATCCTTCTGGACTATTGTCGTGACGTATGGCAATACATTGCAATGAACTATTTCAAGCAGACGATCAAAGCGGGTGAAGTAGGGTCTTCTGCCATGCCGCATAAAGTAAATCCTATTGATTTTGAAAATGCTGAGGGAAATCTCGGATTGGCAAACGCATTGTTTGAACATCTGTCTGCAAAACTTCCCATTTCAAGATTGCAAAGAGATCTTACTGATTCAACTGTATTGAGAAATATCGGTGTACCTATGGCGCATGCTTTCCTGGCATTGCATTCACTCGAGCGTGGCATCAACAAGCTGGAGCTGAACAAGGATGCCATTGATAAAGATCTTGAAGACAATTGGGCAGTGGTTGCTGAGGCCATTCAAACCATCTTGAGAAAAGAAGGATATCCCAATCCGTATGAAGCATTAAAGGAGCTTACAAGAAAAAATGAAAAGATCACTAAAGAAAGCTTTTCAAAATTCATTGATGGAATAAATGTCA
- a CDS encoding serine hydrolase: MKLVLPFLFICSIAFAQKTSTLDQKIKEFDQYVEAGRKQWEIPGLAVTVVKDGKVILKKGYGVREIGKPGVVNTETLFACASTTKAMTAVCMGILVDEGKVKWDDPVSKYLPEYQLYDPYVTRELRVRDLFLHNSGVGNADFVWGLMDIPVEEVLRKMRDVKPSYSFRAGFIYQNVFYIAAGEVIKKISGKPWEVYIQEKIFTPLGMTRTAPMRKYIKDDNQTKPHFKIENVITPITYTKDDAVGPAGSVWSSIDDMSKWVVCMLDSSKYSGGRLLKKETWKEMFKPQTIVTDAEFYPTQTLTKPHWKTYGFGWFQHDYKGKMLNFHTGSLSGLTAINAQIQEENIGFYIFENYDHAELRHALMYKAMDLFALGGDRDWSREMLKLYSTLRENQQKAEKTFEEKRVLNTKPSLVITEYAGKYTSPQYGELDIKVADNKLAINMNNFIKATVDHWNYDTFRGWFDEKENGKINALFSLGIDGKVSKVNIDGFEFNKAKN, from the coding sequence ATGAAACTTGTCCTTCCCTTTTTATTCATTTGCTCCATCGCATTTGCACAGAAGACTTCTACGCTGGATCAAAAGATCAAGGAGTTTGATCAATATGTTGAAGCTGGTCGCAAGCAGTGGGAAATTCCAGGACTTGCCGTAACCGTGGTGAAAGATGGAAAGGTGATTCTGAAAAAAGGATACGGAGTGCGGGAAATAGGAAAACCTGGTGTCGTAAATACAGAAACACTTTTTGCGTGCGCTTCTACCACAAAGGCAATGACGGCAGTGTGCATGGGTATTCTGGTAGACGAAGGAAAAGTAAAATGGGATGATCCGGTTAGCAAATACCTTCCTGAATATCAATTATACGATCCTTATGTGACTCGTGAATTGCGTGTGCGGGATCTGTTTCTACATAATAGCGGTGTCGGCAATGCAGATTTTGTATGGGGACTGATGGACATACCTGTTGAAGAGGTGCTTAGGAAGATGCGCGATGTGAAGCCGAGCTATTCTTTCCGCGCAGGATTTATTTATCAGAACGTGTTTTATATCGCGGCAGGAGAAGTGATTAAAAAGATCAGTGGTAAACCATGGGAAGTTTACATCCAGGAAAAAATCTTCACTCCACTTGGAATGACACGCACAGCGCCTATGAGGAAGTACATTAAAGATGACAATCAGACAAAACCACATTTCAAGATTGAGAATGTGATCACACCTATTACCTATACTAAAGATGATGCAGTGGGCCCGGCAGGCTCTGTATGGTCTTCCATTGATGATATGAGCAAGTGGGTTGTGTGCATGCTTGACAGCAGTAAATACAGCGGAGGAAGATTGCTGAAAAAGGAAACGTGGAAAGAAATGTTCAAGCCACAAACCATTGTTACAGATGCAGAATTTTATCCAACGCAGACGTTAACCAAGCCACACTGGAAAACATATGGCTTTGGATGGTTCCAGCACGATTATAAAGGAAAGATGCTGAATTTTCATACAGGAAGTCTTTCAGGATTAACGGCTATCAATGCTCAAATTCAGGAAGAAAATATCGGCTTCTACATTTTTGAGAATTATGATCATGCTGAATTACGCCATGCGCTGATGTATAAGGCAATGGATCTATTTGCTCTTGGCGGAGATCGCGACTGGAGCAGGGAAATGCTAAAGCTCTATTCGACTCTTCGCGAGAATCAGCAAAAAGCCGAAAAGACTTTTGAAGAGAAGAGAGTATTAAATACCAAGCCTTCTCTGGTCATCACAGAATACGCAGGAAAATATACTTCACCACAATACGGTGAGCTGGATATTAAAGTCGCCGATAACAAACTGGCGATCAATATGAATAATTTTATCAAAGCAACGGTTGACCATTGGAACTATGATACTTTCCGTGGCTGGTTTGATGAAAAAGAAAATGGAAAGATCAATGCGCTGTTCAGCCTTGGAATTGACGGAAAAGTAAGCAAGGTTAATATTGATGGCTTTGAGTTCAACAAAGCGAAGAACTGA
- a CDS encoding carbohydrate binding family 9 domain-containing protein, with translation MRQLYRITGIILLVCSNSFLFAQKQPKNSPGMELPIRKAKSAMVLDGKLDEQDWKDATVATNFFLNYPVDTAAAPFQTEARMTFDDHAMYVSFVCYDDNTPHIVQSLRRDFEYGANDNVGIYFGPYNDAINGFYFRTTPYGVQSEGTISGAGAEDGAYSSTWDNKWYSHVIKSDDRWVVEMMIPFKSFRFKGELSEWNVTFLRSDLKRNHTSSWIATPIQFIPASFAFSGKLKWVDLPPHHTTNISLIPYIAGGTSADNTTVPVTKSDELQVGFDAKIGVTPSLNLDLTVNPDFSQVEVDRQVINLTRFEFQFPERRQFFLENSDLFDRMGFPDARPFFSRRVGLARDSSGNLKRVPILYGARLSGSLSKKWRLNVMNMQTKEALELGLPSQNFTVAALQRNFWKQSSVQLSLVNKQSLGVGSGDSVKFYNKDLWKDRVSNNVTQRVLNDFNRVLSLDIESRSIDNTWYFSGYYTKSFDSFNTEKQASGGGFLQQTKRHYQIFTGSTFVEKNYVAEAGYVPSRGVYPGVTNLFLSVYGTIYPKNSILVTMRPMLDLSASVIPGGDVTDKSAALGYSFNFLNTSMLTLGYVHTFQQMTNDFSPIDAEKFTNFLIGERYSWNRYSLIYQSDQRKLFKYTLGSTKGGFYNGENLNFNGEISYRYQPYGSVSVRFDYNDLKLPGNYGTEKLFVVSPRFDLTFTKNIFLTTFVQYNTLADNVNLNARFQWRYKPASDFFVVYTENYLPESLVSKSRSLVFKLTYWLNI, from the coding sequence ATGAGACAACTTTACCGGATTACAGGTATTATTTTATTGGTTTGCAGTAACTCATTCCTCTTTGCTCAAAAGCAACCGAAGAATTCTCCGGGAATGGAATTACCGATCCGGAAAGCAAAGAGCGCCATGGTTCTTGATGGTAAGCTTGACGAGCAGGACTGGAAGGATGCAACTGTCGCCACCAACTTCTTCCTTAATTATCCGGTAGATACCGCAGCAGCACCTTTTCAAACAGAAGCCCGCATGACATTCGATGATCATGCAATGTATGTTTCGTTTGTTTGTTATGATGACAATACGCCTCACATTGTTCAATCCCTTCGACGGGATTTTGAATACGGAGCAAATGATAACGTCGGAATCTATTTCGGACCCTATAACGATGCGATCAATGGATTTTATTTTCGCACAACTCCTTACGGTGTGCAGTCAGAAGGAACAATTTCAGGAGCCGGTGCAGAAGATGGAGCCTATAGCAGTACCTGGGATAATAAATGGTATTCACATGTTATAAAATCGGATGACCGATGGGTAGTAGAGATGATGATCCCATTCAAGAGCTTTCGCTTCAAAGGTGAATTATCAGAATGGAATGTAACCTTCCTGCGATCTGATCTAAAGCGGAACCATACATCAAGCTGGATTGCTACTCCGATACAATTTATACCAGCTTCCTTTGCGTTTTCGGGAAAACTGAAGTGGGTAGATCTTCCGCCACATCACACAACCAATATCTCACTGATCCCTTACATCGCAGGTGGTACATCGGCAGATAATACCACAGTTCCTGTAACAAAGTCAGACGAACTACAGGTAGGTTTTGATGCAAAGATCGGAGTGACGCCATCCCTCAATCTTGACCTGACAGTCAATCCGGATTTTTCCCAGGTGGAAGTGGATCGTCAGGTGATCAATCTTACACGATTTGAATTCCAGTTTCCTGAGCGACGACAATTCTTTCTGGAGAATAGCGACTTATTTGATCGCATGGGTTTCCCTGATGCGCGCCCATTCTTCTCACGAAGAGTAGGACTTGCAAGAGATTCTTCAGGAAACCTGAAACGTGTACCAATTCTTTACGGTGCCCGATTGAGTGGATCACTTTCCAAGAAGTGGAGATTGAATGTAATGAACATGCAGACGAAGGAAGCACTTGAATTGGGGTTGCCTTCCCAGAACTTTACCGTTGCTGCTCTCCAGCGTAATTTCTGGAAACAATCCAGCGTGCAGCTTTCATTGGTGAACAAGCAATCGCTTGGAGTTGGATCCGGTGATTCCGTGAAATTTTATAACAAAGATCTGTGGAAGGATCGTGTTTCAAATAATGTAACGCAGCGTGTTCTAAATGATTTTAATCGTGTGCTAAGTCTGGACATTGAAAGCAGGAGTATAGACAACACATGGTACTTCAGTGGTTATTATACTAAATCATTTGACTCATTTAATACTGAGAAGCAGGCTTCCGGAGGAGGTTTTCTCCAGCAAACCAAACGTCACTATCAGATCTTTACAGGATCAACATTCGTTGAAAAGAATTATGTAGCGGAAGCTGGATATGTTCCAAGTCGTGGAGTTTATCCGGGAGTGACCAATCTTTTCCTCAGCGTCTATGGAACGATCTATCCAAAAAATAGTATCCTGGTAACGATGAGGCCGATGCTTGATCTGTCAGCGTCAGTAATTCCAGGAGGTGATGTAACAGACAAATCAGCTGCCTTAGGGTATAGTTTCAATTTTTTGAATACATCCATGCTGACACTGGGATATGTTCACACTTTCCAGCAGATGACTAATGACTTCAGTCCGATCGATGCGGAAAAATTTACCAACTTCTTAATCGGAGAGCGCTATAGCTGGAATCGATATTCATTAATATATCAGTCGGATCAGCGAAAGCTCTTTAAATACACTTTAGGTAGTACGAAGGGTGGATTCTATAATGGTGAGAATCTGAATTTCAATGGAGAAATCAGCTATCGCTATCAACCGTATGGAAGCGTTTCAGTAAGATTTGATTACAATGATTTAAAGCTTCCAGGAAACTACGGAACGGAAAAATTATTTGTGGTTAGTCCCAGGTTTGACCTGACGTTTACGAAGAATATTTTCCTCACAACTTTTGTCCAGTACAATACTCTGGCTGATAACGTAAACTTAAATGCACGTTTTCAGTGGAGGTATAAACCCGCAAGTGATTTCTTTGTTGTCTACACCGAGAATTATCTGCCTGAAAGCCTGGTAAGCAAAAGCAGGTCATTAGTCTTCAAATTAACCTACTGGCTCAATATTTGA